One stretch of Epinephelus lanceolatus isolate andai-2023 chromosome 15, ASM4190304v1, whole genome shotgun sequence DNA includes these proteins:
- the LOC117266670 gene encoding peptidase M20 domain-containing protein 2-like produces the protein MDTPQQMKDTLQRCIDTHKDELHSLSRDIWSRPELAGNETHAHDRLVRFFSQDKTWTVETHYKIPTAFRASWGPVGGGAGGEQVVNVGFLCEYDALPGIGHACGHNLIAEVGAAAAVGLKAALERQTGLPRPVKITVLGTPAEEDIGGKIDLINAGAFADVDLVFMAHPAQQDASFLPCVTLDEVMVKYHGKESHASVYPWEGVNALDAAVLAYNNLSALRQQLKPDWRLHGIIKHGGVKPNIIPAYTELDFYLRTPLVKDLNDLKAKAEACFRAAAVATGCRVEMIYPYHAYYNILPNATLATLYENNGKALGIQFPEQLANFVGSTDFGNVSFIVPGIHPFFYIGTDALNHTEEYTKAAGAEKAQLFTLRTAKALAMTAVDVVCSPDLLKQVRDDFSLANLK, from the exons ATGGACACACCACAGCAGATGAAAGACACCCTGCAGCGGtgcatagacacacacaaagacgaGCTGCACAGTTTGAGTCGGGACATTTGGAGCCGACCTGAACTCGCGGGAAACGAGACGCACGCGCACGACAGGCTGGTGCGCTTCTTCTCCCAGGACAAGACATGGACGGTGGAGACTCACTACAAGATACCGACAGCATTCCGGGCTAGCTGGGGTCCGGTCggtggtggtgctggtggtgaACAGGTTGTGAATGTGGGGTTCCTGTGCGAGTACGACGCACTTCCCGGTATCGGGCACGCGTGCGGGCACAACCTGATAGCAGAGGTgggagctgctgcagctgtgggGCTGAAGGCTGCTTTAGAGAGGCAGACTGGGCTCCCTAGACCTGTGAAG ATAACAGTTCTGGGAACTCCTGCGGAGGAGGATATAGGAGGAAAGATTGACCTGATCAATGCGGGAGCCTTCGCTGATGTCGACCTCGTCTTCATGGCTCACCCGGCTCAGCAAGATGCTTCATTCCTGCCCTGTGTCACACTCGATGA GGTGATGGTGAAGTACCATGGGAAGGAATCTCACGCCTCTGTGTACCCATGGGAGGGAGTGAACGCCCTGGATGCTGCTGTGTTGGCCTACAACAACCTCTCTGCACTCAGGCAGCAACTCAAACCAGACTGGAGGCTTCatg GCATCATCAAACATGGAGGGGTGAAGCCCAACATCATCCCTGCCTACACGGAGCTAGACTTTTATCTGCGCACGCCCCTGGTTAAGGATCTTAATGACCTAAAGGCCAAAGCTGAGGCTTGCTTCAGGGCAGCTGCTGTTGCCACCGGCTGCCGA GTGGAGATGATCTATCCATATCATGCCTACTATAACATTCTGCCTAATGCCACGCTGGCAACCCTGTATGAAAACAATGGGAAAGCTTTGGGGATTCAGTTCCCAGAGCAGCTGGCCAACTTCGTTG GTTCCACAGACTTTGGCAACGTATCATTCATAGTTCCCGGTATCCATCCTTTCTTCTACATCGGCACCGATGCGCTCAACCACACTGAGGAATACACCAAAGCAGCAG GAGCTGAAAAGGCCCAGTTGTTCACCCTGAGGACAGCCAAAGCCCTGGCTATGACAGCTGTGGATGTAGTGTGCAGCCCTGATCTGCTGAAGCAAGTGAGAGACGACTTCAGCCTGGCCAATCTGAAATAG